TATCAAGAGGCTGATCAGCAGGACTCCACCAAACAGGTTGACCAATGTGGTCACCAAGTCTGCTGAGATCGAGTCAGCACCCAAGCCGATGGCCCACGCAGAACTGAGCCATAACCCTGCAGAGAGAGCTTCAACAACGGGGTAGCGAGCTGCAATGGGTTGATTGCAGCTGCGGCAGCGTCCTCGCAGTGACAGCCAGCCAATCACAGGAATGTTGTCGTGCCATTGCACCGAACATCCGCAGCGAGGACAGTGACTGCCTGGCCAAACAACGGACTCCTCTCTCGGTAGCCGCCAGGCGACAACGTTGATGAAGCTGCCGACACAGGCCCCTGTCAGCAACAGGATCGACATCAGGAGAGCGTTCAAGACCCGGTCCCTCTGAGCCGTTCTTTTGGATTGCGAGATCGCTTCAGTCTTCGACTGATCAGTTCTGCACTGATGAATTGTTCATGCGGCAAAAGTGTTGGAGCATCGAGAACAACACGCCCCTCTGTGAGATCGAGATTCACCACAACTCCGAAGGGTTCGAGCGCATGAGTTGATTCGCTCAGATGCTGAAAATAAATTTTTCGTGCCAAAGCGATCAAACGTCTACTATCCACCCGCTCCCAGCGTGGAGTGAGGCTGGCGTTTCCGCTTGCTCCTGCAATCACGAAGGAGGGAGGTGAAACAGAAATAGGCTCACCTGATCATTCAGATGAGCCCAGGATAGGACTGATTGGAGCTGCTGCTGAGAAGAACTCAGTTCAGCTTTTTCTTCTCTTCAATCATGCGATGAATGATCGGAGTGAGGATCAGTTCCATAGCGAATCCCATTTTGCCTCCATTCACCACAATGCTGGTGGGACTGGACATGAATGAGTCGTGGATCATGCTCAGAAGATCGTTGAAGTCAATACCCCACTTCTCTCGAGCACCTTTGCGGAAGTGAATGATCACAAAGCTTTCATCCGGACTTGGAATATTCCTGCAGATGAAGGGGTTGGATGTGTCGACTGTGGGGACCCGTTGGAAATTGATATCGGTTCGGCTGAACTGGGGACAGATGTGATTGATGTAGTCAGGCATCCTGCGGAGGATGGTGTCGACAATCGCCTCAGCTGAATAGCCGCGTTCAGCATTGTCACGGTGGATCTTTTGAATCCATTCGAGATTGGTGATCGGCACCACACCAACCAGAAGATCGGCAAGCAATGCGACGTCGTAGCCATCACCTTTCACGCCACCATGAAGACCCTCGTAAAACAGCAGGTCAGTGCCGGTGGGAATGTCTTCCCAGGGTGTGAACTGACCAGGGTTCAGATCGACGCCCAGCCGCGAATTGTGTTCAGCTGCTTCTTCTGGACTGTGCAGGTAGTAGCGCTTCTGCCCCCCGCCTGTTTCGCCGTAGACGCGGAAGAGTTCTTCGAGCTTGTCAAAGAGGTTGGCTTCAGGGCCGAAATGGGAGAAGTTCTCACCCTTGGCCAGAGCATCAGCCATGGCATCTTTCATGGCCATCCGCTCAAAGCGGTGATAGCTGTCTCCTTCAACAACAGCCGGTGTGATGCTTTCACGCGCGAAAATGTGCTCGAAGGCACGCTTCACGGTGCTGGTGCCGGCACCTGAGGAACCGGTGACAGCCACGACGGGGTGACGCTTCGACATCGACGGAGGCAGATCTGGCCCGAAGAGTTTGGCAGGTCAACGGACCGATTTCGAATTTTGCTTGATGAAATCTGTTCAGAGTGCTTTGAGCAGTTCCTCACCCATGGCCTTGCAACCCAGTGGTGTGCATCCTTCCGCCATAAGGTCGCCGGTGCGGAATCCTTTCGCCAGCACCTGATCCACAGCTTGTTCAAGCGCATTGGCAGCGCTGGGTTGCTTCAAGCCTGTTCGCAACATCATCGCTGCCGAGAGAACCATGGCCATGGGGTTGGCCTTGTCTTGGCCAGCGATGTCAGGAGCTGATCCATGCACAGGCTCAAAGAGTCCTGGCCCCTCACTTCCCAGGGATGCGGAGGGCAGCATGCCGATGGATCCGGTGAGCATGGCTGCCTCATCGCTGAGAATGTCGCCGAAAAGATTTCCGGTCAGCAGGACATCGAACTGGCGTGGATCGCGCACGAGCTGCATGGCAGCGTTGTCCACATACATGTGACTCACGTCCACATGGGTGTAGTGGCTGGATAAGGCATCCACCCGGTCTCTCCACAGCTGGCTGACATCGAGAACGTTGGCCTTGTCCACCGAGCAAAGTCGGCCCCGACGTTCAGTCGCTAACTCGAAAGCCACTTTGGCAATCCGATCGACCTCTGAATCTGAGTAGGTCATGGTGTTAAAGCCGCGTTCTTCTCCGTCGGCTTCGATTCGCCCTTTGGGTTGGCCGAAGTAGATGCCACCAGTTAGTTCGCGCACGACCATCAGATCGACGCCTTCAATCACCTCCGGCCGCAGACTGCTGGCATCGATCAAGGCGGGCACGATTTTCACCGGACGGAGATTGGCGAAAAGCTTCAGTCCTGAACGCAGAGCAAGAAGTCCGCTTTCCGGGCGCTTGTCTCTCGGCAACGTATCGAAACGGGGACTACCGATCGCAGCGAGCAACACGGCATCGGCTGCACGGCAGTTCTCGAGAGTGCTTGCCGGTAACGGTTCTCCAGTTGCATCGATGGCAGCTCCACCTATGAGCTGCTCATCAAACGTGAGACTGAAGTCAAAACGTGCGGAGACGGCTTCCAACAGCTGTCTGGCCACGACAGTGATTTCAGGACCGATGCCATCACCGGACAAGAGAACGACTCGATGCTGATCCATGTTGCCGAGCCCGGACAGTGCTGGTGGGAGATTACTGAGCGGTCTCGGATTCTTCAGCGCGCGAAATCATTGGCTCAACTTGCCGCTGGAGCTGACGTAGCTGTTTGGTCATCTCCGGTAATTTGCTGAAGGCCGCAGAACAGCGCAGCCAAAGCCTGTTCGGAATTGCTGGATAACCGCTCACCACCTCACCTGAGCCGATCTCGCCATGGATGCCGCTTTTGGAGCTCGCGATCGCTCGATCGCCAATCACCGCACGATTGGCGACGCCGACCTGTCCAGCGAGAATCACACCATCACCCAGCCGCGCACCACCGGCGATACCCACCTGTGAGGCCAGAGCGCAGCCCCGGCCTGTCACAACGCCATGGCCGATCTGGACGAGGTTGTCGACTTTGCTACCGGCTCCAATCCGCGTTTCACCGACGGATGGACGATCAATTGTGCTTCCGCAACCGATTTCGACCTTCTCTTCGAGAACAACCAATCCCGTCTGGGGCATTTTGCGCCACCCTTTGGCCGTCGGCACAAAGCCAAACCCTTCGGAGCCCACGACTGCATTGGAGTGAACGACACACCCGTTGCCGACGCGGCATCCAGGGTGGAGAACTGCATTGGCGTGCAATTCGCACCCTTCCCCGATCTCCACGTTGCCGTAGATCACCACTCCTGGATGGATCACGGTTTGAGCTCCGATCCTGGTGTCATCTCCAATCGTCACGTTGGCCGAGATGCTGACACCGGCTCCAAGCTGCACGCGATCGGAGATCACGGCGCTGGGATGAATACCGGCATTCAGAACAGGACGGGGATGGAGTTGTTCCAGCGCCTCAGCGAAAGCCAGTCGCGGATCTCGACAAACAGCCCAGGCCAGTTTGCGTTGCTCGGCCAGCTCCTTCAGCTCCTCTTGATCCGGGAGAAGAACGGCTCCCACGGCACTGGTTTCAAGGCTTGTGACCAGGGCATTGCCTCGTTCAAGGAAGCTGATCTGATCGGATTGTGCACACTCGATCGACGCGGCTCCCCGGAGGTCTGGATCTTGGCCTACGGAAACCTTCACAACGCCGGACTCGCCCTGCTCAAGAAAGGCGATCAACTCGCTGAAGCGCATGGAGACGTACCGATTGACTGGAGAGCGTGTTCACAGCTGACATTCTCCAGCTGGCTTGCAACGCATTCGTTACTTACAGCCTTTGAGAATCCACTGAGAAGTTGCAGTTAAGTTAGCCGGGATAGACGTTGATGATGCATGTCGGACTGTTCCGAAATCACGACTTTTCGAG
Above is a window of Synechococcus sp. BIOS-U3-1 DNA encoding:
- a CDS encoding phosphoribulokinase, translated to MSKRHPVVAVTGSSGAGTSTVKRAFEHIFARESITPAVVEGDSYHRFERMAMKDAMADALAKGENFSHFGPEANLFDKLEELFRVYGETGGGQKRYYLHSPEEAAEHNSRLGVDLNPGQFTPWEDIPTGTDLLFYEGLHGGVKGDGYDVALLADLLVGVVPITNLEWIQKIHRDNAERGYSAEAIVDTILRRMPDYINHICPQFSRTDINFQRVPTVDTSNPFICRNIPSPDESFVIIHFRKGAREKWGIDFNDLLSMIHDSFMSSPTSIVVNGGKMGFAMELILTPIIHRMIEEKKKLN
- the leuB gene encoding 3-isopropylmalate dehydrogenase, giving the protein MDQHRVVLLSGDGIGPEITVVARQLLEAVSARFDFSLTFDEQLIGGAAIDATGEPLPASTLENCRAADAVLLAAIGSPRFDTLPRDKRPESGLLALRSGLKLFANLRPVKIVPALIDASSLRPEVIEGVDLMVVRELTGGIYFGQPKGRIEADGEERGFNTMTYSDSEVDRIAKVAFELATERRGRLCSVDKANVLDVSQLWRDRVDALSSHYTHVDVSHMYVDNAAMQLVRDPRQFDVLLTGNLFGDILSDEAAMLTGSIGMLPSASLGSEGPGLFEPVHGSAPDIAGQDKANPMAMVLSAAMMLRTGLKQPSAANALEQAVDQVLAKGFRTGDLMAEGCTPLGCKAMGEELLKAL
- the lpxD gene encoding UDP-3-O-(3-hydroxymyristoyl)glucosamine N-acyltransferase, whose translation is MRFSELIAFLEQGESGVVKVSVGQDPDLRGAASIECAQSDQISFLERGNALVTSLETSAVGAVLLPDQEELKELAEQRKLAWAVCRDPRLAFAEALEQLHPRPVLNAGIHPSAVISDRVQLGAGVSISANVTIGDDTRIGAQTVIHPGVVIYGNVEIGEGCELHANAVLHPGCRVGNGCVVHSNAVVGSEGFGFVPTAKGWRKMPQTGLVVLEEKVEIGCGSTIDRPSVGETRIGAGSKVDNLVQIGHGVVTGRGCALASQVGIAGGARLGDGVILAGQVGVANRAVIGDRAIASSKSGIHGEIGSGEVVSGYPAIPNRLWLRCSAAFSKLPEMTKQLRQLQRQVEPMISRAEESETAQ